From the Rhodanobacter soli genome, one window contains:
- the ttcA gene encoding tRNA 2-thiocytidine(32) synthetase TtcA gives MSVQLEIPRPPVAEAGKLARRLRRQVGQAIGDFGMIEDGDKVMVCLSGGKDSHTLLDILLQLQAKAPVRFELVAVNLDQKQPDFPEHVLPDYLTARGVPFHIIEQDTYSTVTRVIPAGKTMCSLCSRLRRGALYTWAAANGITKIALGHHRDDILATFFLNMFYQAQLKAMPPKLRSDDGRHVVIRPLAYCRESDIAEYAAQRQFPIIPCNLCGSQDNLQRQAVQRMLAAWEQQQPGRSENIFRALTHVSPSHLADRQLFDFALGASSAAAWPADAADETANPQA, from the coding sequence ATGTCCGTCCAGCTCGAGATCCCCCGTCCACCCGTCGCCGAGGCCGGCAAACTGGCTAGGCGCCTGCGCCGCCAGGTCGGGCAGGCGATCGGCGATTTCGGCATGATCGAGGACGGCGACAAGGTGATGGTGTGCCTGTCCGGCGGCAAGGACTCCCACACCTTGCTGGACATCTTGCTGCAGCTGCAGGCGAAGGCGCCGGTACGCTTCGAGCTGGTCGCGGTGAACCTCGACCAGAAGCAGCCGGATTTCCCCGAGCACGTACTGCCGGATTACCTCACCGCGCGCGGCGTGCCGTTCCACATCATCGAGCAGGACACCTACAGCACGGTGACGCGGGTGATCCCCGCGGGCAAGACCATGTGCAGCCTGTGCTCGCGGCTGCGCCGCGGCGCGCTGTACACCTGGGCGGCGGCCAACGGCATCACCAAGATCGCGCTCGGCCATCACCGCGACGACATTCTCGCCACGTTCTTCCTCAACATGTTCTACCAGGCGCAGCTGAAGGCGATGCCGCCGAAGCTGCGCTCGGACGACGGCCGCCACGTGGTGATCCGCCCGCTGGCGTATTGCCGCGAGAGCGACATCGCCGAATACGCGGCGCAGCGGCAGTTCCCGATCATCCCGTGCAACCTGTGCGGTTCGCAGGACAACCTGCAGCGCCAGGCGGTGCAGCGCATGCTGGCCGCGTGGGAACAGCAGCAGCCCGGGCGCAGCGAGAACATCTTTCGCGCGCTGACGCATGTGTCACCCTCGCATCTGGCGGATCGCCAGCTGTTCGATTTCGCGCTGGGCGCGTCGTCTGCCGCGGCCTGGCCTGCCGACGCGGCGGATGAGACCGCGAACCCGCAAGCTTGA
- a CDS encoding YdcH family protein, which yields MQVQDHAEIVHLLAELRMEHRDLDAAIDRLASAIGRDELQLTRLKKRKLLLKDNIARLESKLIPDLDA from the coding sequence ATGCAGGTTCAGGATCACGCCGAGATCGTCCATCTCCTGGCCGAGTTGCGGATGGAGCATCGCGACCTCGACGCGGCGATCGATCGGCTGGCCTCGGCCATCGGCCGCGACGAACTGCAGCTGACCCGGCTGAAGAAACGCAAGCTGCTGCTGAAAGACAACATCGCGCGGCTCGAGAGCAAGCTGATCCCCGACCTCGACGCCTGA
- a CDS encoding GNAT family N-acetyltransferase, whose amino-acid sequence MTPFAPIRLHDDHVVLEPLSLDHVPALEAAAADGELWNLTVTSVPPPGQARDYVEKALQGQAEGHMLPFAVRETGSGEIVGSTRYYEIDVALPRLAIGYTWYAKRWQKSHLNTACKRLLLEHAFETLGCVAVAFHTDELNEDSQRAIERLGAQREGVLRAHKRRTDGSLRNTVCFSILADEWPNVANWLGMRLNRLAAG is encoded by the coding sequence ATGACCCCGTTCGCCCCGATCCGCCTGCACGACGACCATGTCGTGCTGGAGCCATTGAGCCTGGACCACGTACCGGCACTGGAAGCCGCCGCCGCCGACGGCGAGCTGTGGAACCTCACGGTCACCAGCGTGCCGCCGCCGGGACAGGCGCGCGACTACGTCGAAAAAGCTCTGCAGGGCCAGGCCGAAGGACACATGCTGCCGTTCGCCGTGCGCGAAACCGGCAGCGGCGAGATCGTCGGCAGCACCCGTTATTACGAGATCGACGTCGCGCTGCCGCGCCTGGCGATCGGCTACACCTGGTACGCCAAACGCTGGCAGAAAAGCCATCTCAACACCGCCTGCAAGCGCCTGTTGCTGGAGCACGCGTTCGAGACGCTGGGCTGCGTGGCGGTGGCCTTCCACACCGACGAACTGAACGAGGATTCGCAGCGCGCGATCGAGCGCCTCGGCGCGCAGCGCGAAGGCGTGTTGCGCGCGCACAAGCGTCGCACCGACGGCAGTCTGCGCAACACCGTCTGCTTCAGCATCCTCGCCGACGAATGGCCGAACGTGGCGAACTGGCTGGGCATGCGGCTCAACCGGCTCGCCGCGGGCTGA
- the pssA gene encoding CDP-diacylglycerol--serine O-phosphatidyltransferase, whose translation MNKLIAAPGRLARRMLPFRRKPEMHAELPFFAVPADAIAVLPDPAAFRQTLLRLIAQASRRIVIVTLYLQDDDGGREVLDALYAAKARQPALQVSVFVDWHRARRGLIGKQKSEGNAGMYREYAARLGPGVDIYGVPVQNRELFGVLHLKGFVIDDAVLYSGASLNDVYLVRHGRYRLDRYHLLQHRGLADAMAGFVQRHFVESAAVRRLDVAGMPSTKVLQPAIREFRHDLQRAVYEIPCDTLDAGEVAVTPLPGFGRSDNTLNEALLALLRGTRQRVILLTPYFNLPRPVRIVLGQLLRRGCRIDIMVGDKTANDFYIPPGQPFKAIGLLPYLYENNLRRFARAHRRQVDNGQLNLHLWRDGDNSYHLKGLFIDDDVAVLTGNNLNPRAWSLDLENGLVLRDPAHLLQAKHEAEWAALRRHATRLADYHALESPRRYPAEVRRLLRRLNRTRLDRLVNRLL comes from the coding sequence ATGAACAAGTTGATCGCCGCACCGGGTCGTCTCGCGCGCCGCATGCTGCCGTTCCGGCGCAAGCCGGAGATGCATGCCGAGCTGCCGTTTTTCGCGGTGCCGGCCGACGCCATCGCCGTGCTGCCCGATCCGGCCGCGTTCCGGCAGACGCTGCTGCGCCTGATCGCGCAGGCCAGCCGGCGCATCGTGATCGTGACGCTGTACCTGCAGGACGATGACGGCGGGCGCGAGGTGCTCGACGCGCTGTATGCGGCGAAGGCGCGGCAGCCGGCGTTGCAGGTATCGGTGTTCGTCGACTGGCATCGCGCACGGCGCGGCCTGATCGGCAAGCAGAAGAGCGAAGGCAATGCGGGCATGTACCGCGAGTACGCCGCGCGGCTCGGTCCGGGCGTCGACATCTACGGCGTGCCGGTGCAGAACCGCGAGCTGTTCGGCGTGCTGCACCTGAAGGGCTTCGTGATCGACGACGCCGTGCTGTACAGCGGTGCCAGCCTCAACGACGTCTACCTGGTGCGGCATGGGCGCTACCGGCTCGACCGCTACCACCTGCTGCAGCATCGCGGCCTGGCCGATGCGATGGCGGGCTTCGTGCAGCGGCACTTTGTCGAAAGCGCGGCGGTGCGTCGACTGGACGTGGCGGGGATGCCGTCCACGAAGGTGCTGCAGCCGGCGATCCGCGAGTTCCGCCACGATCTGCAGCGTGCCGTGTACGAGATTCCGTGCGACACGCTGGATGCCGGCGAGGTGGCGGTGACGCCGCTGCCCGGCTTCGGCCGCAGCGACAACACGCTCAACGAGGCCTTGCTGGCGCTGCTGCGTGGCACGCGCCAGCGCGTGATCCTGCTGACGCCGTACTTCAATCTGCCGCGGCCGGTACGCATCGTGCTGGGCCAGCTGCTGCGGCGCGGCTGCCGCATCGACATCATGGTCGGCGACAAGACGGCGAACGATTTCTACATTCCGCCGGGGCAGCCGTTCAAGGCCATCGGCCTGTTGCCGTATCTGTACGAGAACAACCTGCGCCGCTTCGCGCGGGCGCACCGCCGGCAGGTCGACAACGGCCAGCTCAACCTGCACCTGTGGCGCGACGGCGACAATAGCTACCACCTGAAAGGCCTGTTCATCGACGACGACGTGGCCGTGCTGACCGGCAACAACCTCAACCCGCGTGCGTGGTCGCTGGATCTGGAGAACGGCCTGGTGCTGCGCGATCCCGCGCACCTGCTGCAGGCGAAGCACGAAGCGGAGTGGGCGGCCTTGCGCCGGCATGCCACGCGCCTGGCCGATTACCACGCGCTGGAAAGCCCGCGGCGCTATCCGGCCGAAGTGCGCCGGCTGCTGCGACGATTGAATCGCACGCGGCTGGACCGGTTGGTCAACCGCCTGCTGTGA